The Puntigrus tetrazona isolate hp1 chromosome 16, ASM1883169v1, whole genome shotgun sequence genome includes a region encoding these proteins:
- the rab13 gene encoding ras-related protein Rab-13 isoform X2 produces the protein MAKKYDFLFKLLLIGDSGVGKTCLIIRFAEDNFNSTYISTIGIDFKVKTIEVEGKKVKLQVWDTAGQERFKTITTAYYRGAMGIILVYDITDEKSFENIQNWMKSIKENASAGVSRMLLGNKCDIETKRKVSKEIGEKLAKEHGIRFFETSAKSSINVEESFASLARDILLKSNKKPSPTGREVKLTSTEKKSSKCSLL, from the exons ATGGCAAAGAAATACGACTTCCTCTTTAAACTGTTGCTTATTGGCGATAGTGGCGTTGGCAAGACCTGTTTGATCATCCGTTTTGCGGAGGACAATTTCAATTCGACGTACATATCGACCATCG GTATTGACTTCAAAGTGAAGACCATTGAGGTTGAGGGAAAGAAGGTCAAACTGCAAGtctg GGACACAGCGGGACAGGAGAGGTTTAAGACCATCACCACTGCATACTACAGAGGGGCTATG GGCATCATCCTTGTGTATGACATCACTGATGAAAAATCCTTTGAGAATATTCAGAACTGGATGAAGAGCATCAAAGAA aatgcatcagCAGGTGTAAGTCGGATGTTACTGGGTAACAAGTGTGATATTGAGACCAAAAGGAAAGTGTCAAAGGAGATAGGTGAGAAG CTCGCAAAGGAACACGGTATTCGATTCTTCGAGACTAGTGCAAAATCAAGCATCAACGTTGAGGAG TCTTTCGCTTCTCTGGCACGAGACATTTTGCTCAAGTCAAATAAGAAGCCG agtcCCACTGGTCGTGAGGTGAAACTTACCAGCACAGAGAAAAAGTCTTCCAAATGTAGTCTTCTTTAG
- the rab13 gene encoding ras-related protein Rab-13 isoform X1, protein MAKKYDFLFKLLLIGDSGVGKTCLIIRFAEDNFNSTYISTIGIDFKVKTIEVEGKKVKLQVWDTAGQERFKTITTAYYRGAMGIILVYDITDEKSFENIQNWMKSIKEGNQTFGNLTLKNASAGVSRMLLGNKCDIETKRKVSKEIGEKLAKEHGIRFFETSAKSSINVEESFASLARDILLKSNKKPSPTGREVKLTSTEKKSSKCSLL, encoded by the exons ATGGCAAAGAAATACGACTTCCTCTTTAAACTGTTGCTTATTGGCGATAGTGGCGTTGGCAAGACCTGTTTGATCATCCGTTTTGCGGAGGACAATTTCAATTCGACGTACATATCGACCATCG GTATTGACTTCAAAGTGAAGACCATTGAGGTTGAGGGAAAGAAGGTCAAACTGCAAGtctg GGACACAGCGGGACAGGAGAGGTTTAAGACCATCACCACTGCATACTACAGAGGGGCTATG GGCATCATCCTTGTGTATGACATCACTGATGAAAAATCCTTTGAGAATATTCAGAACTGGATGAAGAGCATCAAAGAA ggaaaCCAAACCTTTGGAAATTTGACTTTaaag aatgcatcagCAGGTGTAAGTCGGATGTTACTGGGTAACAAGTGTGATATTGAGACCAAAAGGAAAGTGTCAAAGGAGATAGGTGAGAAG CTCGCAAAGGAACACGGTATTCGATTCTTCGAGACTAGTGCAAAATCAAGCATCAACGTTGAGGAG TCTTTCGCTTCTCTGGCACGAGACATTTTGCTCAAGTCAAATAAGAAGCCG agtcCCACTGGTCGTGAGGTGAAACTTACCAGCACAGAGAAAAAGTCTTCCAAATGTAGTCTTCTTTAG